The following coding sequences lie in one Meles meles chromosome X, mMelMel3.1 paternal haplotype, whole genome shotgun sequence genomic window:
- the ZCCHC18 gene encoding LOW QUALITY PROTEIN: zinc finger CCHC domain-containing protein 18 (The sequence of the model RefSeq protein was modified relative to this genomic sequence to represent the inferred CDS: inserted 4 bases in 3 codons; substituted 2 bases at 2 genomic stop codons) — MASIIAPVGKSRSKTHPXATLAHSILRSLGRSLGPLRVHMAERNVKLFFGRVVPAQGEETFENWLIHVSGVLPDWNMSEEEKLKHLMKTLRGPAREVMHLLQATNPNLSVADFLWVMKLVFGESESSVTAHGKFFNTLQAQGEKAFLYVICLEVQLQNAIXAGIIAQKDANQTRLQQLLLGDELNRDLHFRLKHLLRIYANDQERFPSFLELIKMIREEEDWNDTFMKPKRPKRSEVILERATSPVVFQGPQPIAISGTDCNVIEVNDTLDDSDEDVILVESQDSLLTSLEAPSLRGRARPLDPILVIDCTNSSRAQSPCTSGGSGYKNNGPGXVRRARKXKYTILCSYCGEEGHLKETCNSESNKAQVIENLIIILQELTHTEKEKSKXVPSKHNDLSGPLVRYQNEP, encoded by the exons ATGGCTAGCATCATTGCACCGGTGGGTAAGAGCCGCAGCAAAACACACCC TGCTACCTTGGCCCATTCAATTTTGAGGTCCCTGGGGAGGAGTCTTGGTCCTTTAAGGGTCCACATGGCAGAAAGAAATGTGAAGTTGTTCTTCGGGAGAGTGGTGCCAGCCCAAGGGGAAGAAACCTTTGAAAACTGGCTGATCCACGTCAGTGGGGTCCTGCCTGATTGGAATATGTCTGAGGAGGAAAAGCTCAAACACTTAATGAAAACACTCAGGGGCCCTGCCCGGGAGGTAATGCATTTGCTCCAGGCCACCAACCCCAATCTAAGTGTGGCTGATTTCTTGTGGGTGATGAAACTGGTGTTTGGGGAGTCTGAAAGCAGTGTCACTGCTCATGGTAAATTTTTTAACACTCTGCAGGCACAAGGGGAGAAAGCCTTCCTTTATGTGATCTGTTTGGAAGTGCAGCTCCAGAATGCTATTTAGGCAGGGATCATAGCTCAGAAAGATGCCAACCAGACTCGCCTGCAGCAGCTCCTTTTAGGAGATGAGCTAAATAGGGACCTGCACTTTAGGCTGAAACATCTTCTCAGGATATATGCAAATGATCAGGAGCGTTTTCCTAGTTTCTTGGAGTTAATCAAGATGATAAGGGAGGAAGAGGATTGGAATGACACTTTTATGAAACCAAAGCGACCCAAGAGGTCTGAGGTAATCTTGGAGAGGGCAACAAGCCCTGTAGTATTTCAGGGCCCCCAGCCAATAGCAATCAGCGGCACTGACTGCAACGTAATAGAGGTGAATGATACCCTTGATGACTCAGATGAGGATGTGATCCTGGTGGAGTCTCAGGACTCTCTACTTACATCCCTGGAAGCCCCATCCCTCAGAGGCAGGGCCAGACCTCTTGATCCAATACTGGTCATTGATTGCACCAACAGTTCCCGGGCTCAATCTCCTTGCACCAGTGGGGGTTCTGGGTATAAGAATAATGGTCCTG ATGTGCGTAGAGCCAGGAAGTGAAAATACACAATCTTATGTTCATATTGTGGTGAGGAGGGCCACTTAAAGGAAACCTGTAACAGTGAGAGCAATAAGGCCCAGGTGATTGAGAATCTCATCATCATCCTGCAGGAGTTGACACATACAGAGAAGGAGAAGTCAA AGGTTCCTAGCAAACACaatgacctctctgggcctttagTAAGGTATCAGAATGAGCCCTAA